GGTCCGGATCAAGGTGACCCTCAAGGACGTGAAACCGGAGGTGATGCGATGCCTTGTCGTGCCGCTCACGCTGCGCCTTGATCGGCTGCATCTGACGCTTCAGGCGGCGTTTGGCTGGACGAATAGCCATCTCTTCGAGTTCCTGGCTGGCGAAGGACGTTGGGGCATCCCTGATCCCGATGGTGATTTTGGCCCCCAGCCCGTCGATGCCCGCAAGACGCGGCTCTCCAATATCGTTCAAAAGACCGGTGCGAAGACGATCCATTATCTCTATGACTTCGGCGACAGCTGGGACCATGTGATCAAGCTCGAAAAATGGTTCGAGAACACCACAACGGAGGGCCTGCCCTTCTTGCTCGAGGCCGCCGGTCGTTGTCCTCCGGAAGACGTCGGCGGTGCGCCAGGCTATGCCGAATATCTTGAGGCCATCAGCGACCCCACCCACCCGGAGCACGAACATATGCGCCTCTGGGGCCCGGAACGGTTCGATCCCAACGTCATCGACCGCAAGGCGCTTGAGGCGGCGGTCAACGCATTGTCCGACATATGGAAGCCGCGACGACGCGCTACGCGGACAAAGTAGGCGTCAAGCGTCAATCAAAAGGGCCGCAGAGCTACGCTTACCGTTTATCTCACGTGGATCGTCTTGAACGGCTAGGAAGTCAGACGTCCTGCGTTGAGGAGTCAGAAATCGCAAGGATTTGCCAACCATGGATGCTTTCAGGGCCGGCCGCTAACCAATCGAAAATCGATCCGCCTCATGTTCGCGTTTGTAAGCTGAATGGGAAATCAAACATGACAGGATCGGCAATTCTGGAAAACGTGCGTCGCTACCGCGCAATAGCTTCGCTGTGCCGTCAAGCCGCAGCATTCCGCCCACTCCAGCGAGTCTCATTGCTGACGCAGGCCGACGAATGGGAGCAGAGAGCGGTTGGTGAGATCGAAGAATACTTTGATGCCCAAGACTCTCCGATACCCGCTCAACCCTCAGGCAACGTCAATTGAGCGAGAGCTTGGTTAGAAAGCGCTTGCGCTTGGCCCACCCCTGCCCTTCAAGACAAGGCCGGACCGCTGAGGGATTTCCAGCGGTCCCATGTCTCGTTACGCCTCTTGTCTCGTTACGCCTCAAGGATCCAACGCCGAACCACTCCCGTCGATCTCCACGGCGCATACGAGCCTTCGCATTCGTTCCGGCAGTTGACTGCGGTCTCATCTTCCACGACCACCCTCGCCAAGTGCCGCGGTATCTGGCCATGCCTACATATCCGTGATGAACTCGGAGTCCTGCAAAAGACAACGAACCATATTGGCTTCGCCGGCGAGCTTCTTTTCAGCGTCGAAGAGGCCGACTGCGGTCTGCAAATTGATCCAAAACTTCGCCGAGGCGCCTTGCTCAACAGAACGGCTGTCTCGACCGTGATCGCCCCGCTTGCCGTTGATGATCTCGTTGATGCGAAACCGCGGCACGCCCATCGCCTTTGCGAGTTCGCCCTGGGGGATTTCGTACTGGGTGAGAAACTCCTCGCGGAGTTATCGCGTTGTCAATCCGCCCGTCGAGCTTGTCGGCATACGAGGCGCGTAGGCGCTGCGTCAGACGGTCGTATTCGGCCTGAAGTCGCGCCACTGCCTCGTCGTCCTCTTCTTTCGACAGCATGGTTTTGATGAAGCCCCGCAACGATCCACTGATGGACCTTCTCCGAAAAATGCGGCCGGCCCATCAGTTCGGGGAATTTCGCGGCGATGACCTCCGTGCGAACATAGGACTCGCTGCATTTACCCTTGTAGCCGGTGCAGTGATAATAGATGTAGCGCCCCTTGTGGAGCTCACCGACCAAGGCACAGCCGCAGTGTCCGCAATTCATAAGCCCTGAGAAGGGAAAGTCTCTTGGACCACGCCGAAGCTTGGTGGCATTACGCTTGTCCAGGACAGCCCGAACCCGCTCGCGAGGTTTCATCGTTCATGAAAATCCCGTGGATTTTATTGCGGCGCCTCGTTGACGACGGGAATGTCTCAACTCAACCTAAGACTGCCTGATAAGACCTCCATCCACTAACGTGGAATAAACTCGTTCCATTTCAGTGTTTGTGGAACGATGACTTGCCAAGGATCATCTCATAGGTTCACGCGTAAGCCGTTGATTTTATTGATATTGCCGAGAATATCACCATATTCTCCGCACCTTATGCGTAGAATATCATTGCGTTTGCTAGGAATAAGGTGCATATTCTCCGCATGAGTGCGGTGAATGGCGACTTATATCCACGAACTGAAAGACTGGCCGAAATTTACCTGGAACAGCTCAAAGCTGGCCCAGAAGCTGGGAGCTGTCCGTAACCGGCAGGGTCGTATCACTGGTCGCATGGAAGAGCTCGGCTTTCGGCTGCGAACCGAAGCCAATCTTGAGGCCCTTACCGAGGAAATCACCAAGTCGAGCGAGATCGAGGGCGAGGTTCTGAGCCGCGATCAGGTGCGATCATCGCTTGCGCGCCGTCTGGGTGTCGATATCGGCGCCTTGACGCCGGTCGAGCGCAATGTCGAGGGCATCGTTGAGATGATGCTGGACGCCACCGGCAGATATGACGCTCCCCTCACCTCTGACCGTCTCTTTGGCTGGCATGCCGCCTTGTTTCCGACGGGCCGCAGCGGCATGACGAAGATCGCCGTCGGGAACTGGCGCACGGACGATACGGGGCCGATGCAGGTTGTCTCGGGGCCAATCGGACGCGAGCGCGTTCACTATGAAGCTCCCAAAGCTGGTTTGCTTCCTGACGAGATGAAAGCCTTCATCGGCTGGTTCAACGGTACACAGGACATCGATCCAGTTATCAAGGCTGCCATGGCTCATCTGTGGTTCGTTACCATCCATCCGTTCGAAGATGGCAATGGTCGTATCGCTCGCGCGATTTCCGACATGGCGCTGGCGCGGTCAGAGAACAGTTCACAGCGCTTCTACAGCATGTCAGCGCAGATCCGGCAGGAGCGGAACGCCTATTACGATATGCTCGAAGCCACGCAGAAAGGCGATCTCGACATCACGGTATGGCTGGAGTGGTTTCTGGACTGTCTTGACCGGGCCTTTGATCGCGCCGACACCATCCTCGCCTCGGTTCTACGGAAAGCCCACTTCTGGAAGAAGCAAGCGAACCAGAAATTTAACGACCGACAGCGGGCGATGATTGAGCGTTTGTTCGAGGGCTTTGAAGGCAAGCTCACATCTTCGAAATGGGCACAGCTTACCAAATCATCGCAGGATACAGCCCTGCGGGACATCGATGATCTCGTTGCCAGGGGCGTTTTGGTGAAAGACGCGCCCGGCGGGCGTAGCACGAGCTATTCATTGATTGACGAAGTCTGAACACATCAGCGACCTAAGAGGATGTTCATGGCGGCCTGAAAAGCGGAAACGTGGCGCGCCAGCATCCGAGCCGAGATGGCCGAGCTCTGTCCGCTAGCAAGAGGTTCCAATGAACGTATACGCGAAACCCTCGCAGTCCGCGCTTTAAAGCCCCGGTTTGGTCAACCGAATGGCTTTCAGAACTTTCGACGCAAAGATGACAGCGATACATCATGCACTGGATTTTCAGCTAAACGCGGAGAATGCAGACGTTTACATTTGCGGCTATCTCCGAGAAGTTCATTTGATTGTCGCGGAGAAATTGACCGACCAGGAGCGGGGTAGCGGCGCGATCAAAGCTGATTTCAGTCGCGTTGCAAAAGAAAAATCAGCAATCTTCAAGAGCTTCGAAGAATACATTCTGTTCCAAAACAAATACGCCCGCGATAGCTGACGTCTGTGCCGATCTTCATGCGAGCATTTCGGATGCCCCGGCCCAGTAGACGTAATTTATCCGAGCAAAGCCGAAGCGAGTTTGGAAGAGACATAGAAATTGGCCGACGAACGATTCAAGCGGATCGAAAAGCTTTTTGGCGATTATCTGAAGATGCGGCTCCTGATGCCGATTATGGCCGGAGACCGCAACGATTAAATGCGTTTGAAATGGAATGAGCTGGGCTAGCGGTCAAGAAGGCCTTTTGCGCGTTGGCAATCGGTGACGAAATCGCAATCGCTTCAACATTCGTGGAACATGCTTGTCCCGCAACCGTTGTTCGCGTGCCGGCGCAACTGCCCCGACGGGGCACTTTTCTCCTCGAGCTCGTCAGCTTCTCGAAAGCCAACCGTCCTAGCATTCGAGCCTAGCCTCTTGGTCTCGATGCCGCCTGCGACTGAATTCGGCCAGAAGCTAGGCTACTTCGCGGCGAGTATGCAGGAGACTTTGTTCTCAAAACAGATAGGAGACGCTGTGGAGGCCAATCGGATAAGCGGTGCGGGTTCGCCAGGGTCCCGAACGGGAAACGTCCAAACACAGGAGGATCATGACCGATTTAGGCAGGCCGTGAAGGATTAGCTTGTACAAGCGGACTTTGCCTCAGCACGCTCACAACTGACACCGCACGAGCCAATCCCAACCCGGCATTACTGCTGGAACGAGGCTAGCCACATTTGTTGAACTTCTTAGGACGGAAGCCAGATTTCAATCGAGATTGGACTGGCGCGGACCGAGCGGCTGCTCGTCGGTGTGACCGACCACCTCGATGACATCCACATCGTAATCTCCAGCTCATGAAGTTCTGGCAGGAGTGGACCTCCGATCACCGCGGCAAAAGCTCAGGGGGTAGCCAGGGACGACTTCGGAACGTAGCCGGGATCCAGAACCGGGCTCATCTCCTCGATCTTGGCATCGATCTTACTGAGAACAGCGGCCGGCACGACATCCCGTTCGGGGAGCTGCCACCAATGGTCGTTCACCAACGATACAACCTCCACGACAGCCGAGATGACCGCCGGTTCGGGTAGCCGCGCGCGGTTGGCGAACTTTCGCCAGCGGTCCGGAGTAAGCGCTTTGAAGGATTTCTCTCCTCCCAAAGAGAGTGCCATATCGTCCTTCGGAAAATAAGCGGTGGTCGATAGGACGTCGTACATGGGGGCGATGGCCGGAGTGCACCCCTCACCTGGGTATATTGTCGACCAATTCTTCAAGTGCATGTCGCCGTTGCCCACGAGCGCGGCAAGTGCCAGTCGACGAACGAATTCGAGCGCGGCGTCGGTCGAAACCGCTACGTTCAGCGCGGAGGCTATGTCGTGGTATGATGCGTCATCGTACTTTTTAGATGGCTGGCGGCCAAAGATCTGAGCGAAATCTTCGATGTGAATTCGGGTACCTTTGGGTCCACGGTCGAAACGCTTCACTAGCAAGACCTTGCCGGTCGACAATGTGTTGAATTCTTCGGGAATTCCTTCGAAATCCGATTTTTCGACAAGCTCGCGTTCCGGCACATCCATTCCCAGGATTTCGGACAGCGCCAGAACGGCGAACTCGTTTTCCGACAATCCGACAAGATTGGCCGAGGGGAATTTTGCGATGTACTTACCTTGCTCGTCGCCGCTGGGCAAAGTCAGTCCGACACCCTTTCCCGTATTTTTCATCACGGAGAGCTTCATCTGAACTCCCGCCAAGGAAAACCGCGCTTTGATGTCACGAGGATTATCTTGAATGGCTATCACGGTGCTGCCGTCGCTTGGCACCACGCGCACTGCACCTGGCAGATCTTCGCCAAGCGCCGCCAGGAGGTCGAAATCGTTTCCTTGCCTCACTGCTCCGGCGTGGTGCTTTTCCATCGCCTCGCGAAGCTTGTCCTCGGGCAACAGATTCGCGAAGAACGCGGGCAGCACGTGTGCCGCGGGCTTCGGATCCTTGCGAAGCCCACCATCGGCGGAGCGGAACGAGAGGCTCAATATCGGGGGCCGCGACATGGCGCGATAGGCCGGATCAAGGCTGAAGGCGTTGAAATCGCCTGGCGTACGCACGAGCGTTCCGACCCTGAGGTCTTGAAGGAACACCTCCAGCGACTGAACGGTATTAGGGGCGCGGACCCGGGTGCTCATCATCATCCATATCGGTGGTGAACGCTGGTCGATCCTCGCCTTCGGAGGGCCGAAGGAGTGCGTTGACGCCGGCTACCATGGCCTGTGGGATCAGCATTAGCTCCATGCCGAGAGCGCGCGCGACGTTAATCAGCGTTGTCGCCCGCGCGGCGGCGTTGCCCTGCTCGATATCGCGGTAACGCGGCCGGGAAATGCCCGCGCGTTCGGCCACCTGCTCTTGAGTCAGGCCCGCTTGCTTTCTTGCATCCCGGAGGAGGCGTCCTAGCTGTTGGGTTGCTTCTGAGTTCCGCTCCATGATCCGTTTACGTATCTTTTTCTTCTAAATGATGCGCGAACATACCATTGCTTATCGCTTCTGCCAAGGCCCATAGATCCGTTTACGTATCATTGGCTAATAAAATGATCCGCGAACGTATCTTACTGGCCAGGGGCGGTTCCAATGCCTAAGGCAATCTGGACCAGCGCGGGGCGAACTACCGCGTGCGCATGGATTCCATCAAGGCCGACATCGTCATCATCGGCGTCACGCCCGGCAAGCAGCAGGCTCTGGAAGCCCTACTCAGCTTCCACATGGCGCTTACCGGCGCGCCTCGCTCGATGAGGCGGCGCAGCGCGCCAAGAATGCGGCCTCGTTCAAGGGGGGCATGCGCCTCGACGCGTGGTTGATGGACCACTTCGGCTTGCATCGGCTTTTCGGACTTACGTCCACGCTTGATCTCTTCGGATCCGCCGCGCACCGCGCGCATTACACGTCCGTCCTGCGCTATCCGGTCCTGAAGAGGTTCGGTAACTATGCCGGAGACAGCCGCGTGATCGAGGAGACCCTAGCGGATGAACTCGCCGTGCTGTCCAAGGCTTGGCTTGTGCCGTTCGGGCCGAATGCGGTGCGCGCGCTCGAATATCTCGCGGCGGCCGGGCGCATCGATGACGCGCGTATTCTAGACGGCATCTTGCATCCCGGCGGCCAGCAATGGAACCGCTACAACGTGCAGCTCGGTCTCGTGTTCGCGATGCCGCGCTTGCGGTCCCAGGCGGGCCTGAAGTTCTGCGGCGAAGCGCTGTGTGCGCTCGAAGGTCGCCGCCCTGTGTGGCGAAGGCGCGCGGCCTTAGACCGTAGCCTAATTTTCTGTCTCCAGCGGGCGGGC
This Bradyrhizobium sp. CCBAU 53421 DNA region includes the following protein-coding sequences:
- a CDS encoding plasmid pRiA4b ORF-3 family protein yields the protein MSLNTTAVRIKVTLKDVKPEVMRCLVVPLTLRLDRLHLTLQAAFGWTNSHLFEFLAGEGRWGIPDPDGDFGPQPVDARKTRLSNIVQKTGAKTIHYLYDFGDSWDHVIKLEKWFENTTTEGLPFLLEAAGRCPPEDVGGAPGYAEYLEAISDPTHPEHEHMRLWGPERFDPNVIDRKALEAAVNALSDIWKPRRRATRTK
- a CDS encoding zinc ribbon domain-containing protein: MKPRERVRAVLDKRNATKLRRGPRDFPFSGLMNCGHCGCALVGELHKGRYIYYHCTGYKGKCSESYVRTEVIAAKFPELMGRPHFSEKVHQWIVAGLHQNHAVERRGRRGSGATSGRIRPSDAAPTRLVCRQARRAD
- a CDS encoding Fic family protein, translating into MATYIHELKDWPKFTWNSSKLAQKLGAVRNRQGRITGRMEELGFRLRTEANLEALTEEITKSSEIEGEVLSRDQVRSSLARRLGVDIGALTPVERNVEGIVEMMLDATGRYDAPLTSDRLFGWHAALFPTGRSGMTKIAVGNWRTDDTGPMQVVSGPIGRERVHYEAPKAGLLPDEMKAFIGWFNGTQDIDPVIKAAMAHLWFVTIHPFEDGNGRIARAISDMALARSENSSQRFYSMSAQIRQERNAYYDMLEATQKGDLDITVWLEWFLDCLDRAFDRADTILASVLRKAHFWKKQANQKFNDRQRAMIERLFEGFEGKLTSSKWAQLTKSSQDTALRDIDDLVARGVLVKDAPGGRSTSYSLIDEV
- a CDS encoding type II toxin-antitoxin system HipA family toxin codes for the protein MSTRVRAPNTVQSLEVFLQDLRVGTLVRTPGDFNAFSLDPAYRAMSRPPILSLSFRSADGGLRKDPKPAAHVLPAFFANLLPEDKLREAMEKHHAGAVRQGNDFDLLAALGEDLPGAVRVVPSDGSTVIAIQDNPRDIKARFSLAGVQMKLSVMKNTGKGVGLTLPSGDEQGKYIAKFPSANLVGLSENEFAVLALSEILGMDVPERELVEKSDFEGIPEEFNTLSTGKVLLVKRFDRGPKGTRIHIEDFAQIFGRQPSKKYDDASYHDIASALNVAVSTDAALEFVRRLALAALVGNGDMHLKNWSTIYPGEGCTPAIAPMYDVLSTTAYFPKDDMALSLGGEKSFKALTPDRWRKFANRARLPEPAVISAVVEVVSLVNDHWWQLPERDVVPAAVLSKIDAKIEEMSPVLDPGYVPKSSLATP
- a CDS encoding helix-turn-helix domain-containing protein, translated to MERNSEATQQLGRLLRDARKQAGLTQEQVAERAGISRPRYRDIEQGNAAARATTLINVARALGMELMLIPQAMVAGVNALLRPSEGEDRPAFTTDMDDDEHPGPRP